One window of the Bos indicus isolate NIAB-ARS_2022 breed Sahiwal x Tharparkar chromosome 15, NIAB-ARS_B.indTharparkar_mat_pri_1.0, whole genome shotgun sequence genome contains the following:
- the OR10V1 gene encoding olfactory receptor 10V1: MEEINKTAKVQFFFRPFSADPKVQALIFVAFLAMYLTSLGGNALIALIVQINHSLHTPMYFFLANLAALEILYTSCIAPLALANLLSMGRTPISITGCGTQMFFFVFLGGAACVLLAVMAYDRLMATRYPLGYTLLMSWPLCVGLMVGSLKLGFVLSLPLTVLIFRLLFCNNSEIYHFFGDMPAVMRLACADTHVHQTALYAISFTVLSIPLSMIFVSYVFIVVTVLRIRSTEGRRRACSTCSAHLSVVLLQCGCTSFIYLSPRSSYSPETGRVVSVVYTFITPILNPLIYSMRNKELKNALRRALRRL, from the coding sequence atggaagaaataaataaaaccgcAAAGGTGCAATTCTTCTTTCGTCCATTCTCAGCCGACCCTAAGGTGCAGGCGCTGATTTTTGTGGCCTTCCTGGCGATGTACCTGACCAGCCTGGGTGGAAATGCCCTCATAGCCCTTATTGTTCAGATCAATCAttccctccacacccccatgtactttttcctggCTAACCTGGCAGCTCTGGAAATCCTCTATACATCTTGCATCGCCCCCCTGGCCTTGGCAAACCTTCTTTCAATGGGCAGAACCCCCATTTCTATCACTGGATGTGGTACCCAGATGTTTTTCTTCGTCTTCCTGGGAGGGGCTGCTTGCGTCCTGCTCGCGGTCATGGCTTACGACCGGTTGATGGCGACCCGTTACCCTTTAGGGTACACCCTCCTCATGAGCTGGCCCTTGTGTGTGGGGCTGATGGTGGGGTCCCTGAAACTAGGGTTCGTGCTGTCACTACCGCTGACAGTTTTAATCTTCCGCCTCCTGTTCTGCAACAATAGTGAAATCTACCACTTCTTCGGCGACATGCCTGCTGTCATGCGCCTGGCTTGCGCGGACACGCACGTTCACCAGACCGCTCTGTACGCCATCAGCTTCACCGTCCTAAGCATTCCCCTCTCGATGATCTTCGTCTCCTACGTCTTCATCGTGGTGACCGTCTTACGGATCCGGTCCACGGAAGGGCGCCGCCGGGCCTGCTCCACGTGCTCCGCTCACCTCTCGGTGGTCCTCCTGCAGTGCGGCTGCACCAGCTTCATATATTTGTCCCCCAGGTCCAGCTACTCTCCTGAGACGGGCCGGGTGGTGTCAGTGGTCTACACCTTCATCACTCCCATCTTAAACCCCTTGATCTATAGTATgaggaacaaagaattgaaaaatGCCCTCAGGAGGGCATTACGCAGGCTCTAG